A genomic region of Salinibacter pepae contains the following coding sequences:
- a CDS encoding PEGA domain-containing protein → MADDAPFPEPDDAARSGAGSASWEPYQSPQESRGGALRLLRRYAFSITAGTIALAIGLLIYFAPTRLTPDPGAPPTADDEPTSTLSVDSQPPGAVVIVGADTAGVTPIDNHPLPPGTYLVTIDRADYGSRDTVITLSAGQSAALSPRFSRDESAVAAQGQAAARSQGSAPAGLSSGEPSPSSPSPSPPGPGDETPGSASDGPPASSRSDPSTAPAGGDIAPVTGTLVLRATPDRATVALDGEEVGATPATLTEVTTGTYAVTFSRPGHKTVTRRVDVSATDTATVTATLKRRTGHLRVLVRPWGSIYINDQRRAENSDVWYDTTLPAGPYTITARHPALGETSRPVTVAPQDTQSVVVDLREQ, encoded by the coding sequence ATGGCCGACGATGCCCCGTTTCCGGAGCCAGATGACGCTGCCCGTTCGGGGGCCGGCTCTGCGTCCTGGGAGCCGTACCAGTCCCCACAGGAGAGCAGGGGCGGGGCACTGCGCCTGCTGCGCCGCTACGCGTTTTCGATCACGGCGGGGACAATCGCCCTCGCGATCGGGCTGCTGATCTACTTCGCCCCCACGCGCCTCACGCCCGACCCGGGCGCGCCCCCGACGGCCGACGACGAGCCCACCTCCACCCTGTCGGTCGATTCCCAGCCCCCCGGCGCCGTGGTGATCGTGGGCGCCGACACGGCCGGCGTCACCCCGATCGACAACCACCCGCTCCCGCCCGGGACCTACCTGGTCACCATCGACCGGGCCGACTACGGAAGCCGCGACACCGTGATCACGCTGTCCGCAGGCCAGTCCGCCGCGCTCAGCCCCCGCTTTTCTCGGGACGAGTCAGCGGTCGCCGCGCAGGGCCAGGCCGCCGCCCGCTCGCAGGGGAGCGCCCCCGCCGGCCTGTCGTCCGGCGAGCCGTCCCCTTCCTCCCCCTCGCCCAGCCCACCCGGCCCCGGCGACGAGACGCCGGGCTCGGCCTCCGATGGGCCCCCAGCCAGTAGCCGATCAGACCCGTCGACTGCCCCCGCGGGCGGCGACATCGCGCCGGTCACCGGCACCCTCGTGCTGCGGGCGACGCCCGACCGGGCGACGGTTGCGCTCGATGGCGAGGAGGTCGGGGCGACGCCGGCGACCCTCACCGAGGTCACGACGGGGACGTACGCGGTCACCTTCTCCCGTCCCGGGCACAAGACCGTGACCCGGCGGGTCGACGTCAGCGCCACCGACACCGCAACGGTGACGGCAACGCTGAAGCGGCGGACCGGACACCTCCGCGTACTGGTCCGCCCCTGGGGCTCCATCTACATCAACGACCAGCGCCGCGCTGAAAATTCGGATGTCTGGTACGACACGACCCTTCCGGCCGGCCCCTACACCATCACCGCCCGCCACCCGGCACTCGGGGAAACGAGCCGGCCTGTCACCGTCGCCCCCCAGGACACCCAGTCGGTCGTCGTGGACCTCCGCGAGCAGTAG
- a CDS encoding T9SS type A sorting domain-containing protein, protein MLARLSASVCAALLGIGVLVPAAALGQSFTYAEECITNVDNATVHVPSTADPALPDGTPVAAGDTIAVYTADGTCAGYGVWTDGEGATLAAAGSDSIDVSPDGYAPGASLQFEVFDVSAGAAVDVGSGAAFASCDSVGVPVCAEGVYEPGTFHQVTGFQADPSETVTRTITMAEGWRFVSVPVESGATFGSLFQGCSGGFAYTPGNGYTPLSDGDAVPVGMGIAVQCQADTTSVTGTVPPTTVQVEAGWNLIGSVEDTVSVGAVTASPSGIVTSDFFRLPPGEGYTSTAALRPGEAYWVKATEAGTLDLSGAAGTLVAGSETSKNDPAGVVRLSIADAEGQQYTLRLEEGLTDRQRSRSELPPVPPGDVFDVRFASGHAAAAFASGKASAPGHAVQLQGATFPVEVRLKTGGSDRRVEIAAGGERHALSAAQPAAQIQQSTDRIGVTAAPTPDEFRLGKASPNPIRRGAELEYTLPEESEVSIAVYDVLGRRVARLVDEKRRTGVHRARIDAGTLPSGKYFVRMRAGTFRQTRQLTVVR, encoded by the coding sequence ATGCTCGCCCGCCTTTCTGCTTCGGTGTGTGCCGCCCTGCTCGGGATCGGCGTCCTGGTGCCCGCTGCGGCCCTGGGGCAGTCGTTCACCTACGCCGAAGAGTGCATCACGAACGTCGACAACGCGACGGTGCACGTCCCGTCGACGGCAGACCCGGCCCTTCCGGACGGCACGCCCGTGGCGGCGGGGGACACAATCGCGGTGTATACGGCCGACGGGACGTGTGCGGGCTACGGGGTGTGGACGGACGGAGAGGGGGCGACGCTCGCCGCCGCGGGGTCGGATTCGATCGATGTCTCGCCGGACGGGTACGCGCCGGGCGCGTCCCTGCAGTTTGAGGTTTTTGACGTCTCGGCGGGCGCTGCGGTCGACGTTGGCTCGGGCGCCGCGTTTGCGTCGTGCGACAGCGTCGGGGTGCCGGTCTGCGCCGAGGGGGTTTACGAGCCGGGGACGTTCCATCAGGTGACAGGCTTCCAGGCCGACCCGTCCGAGACGGTGACCCGCACGATCACGATGGCGGAGGGCTGGCGCTTTGTCTCGGTGCCCGTAGAGTCGGGCGCGACGTTCGGGTCCCTTTTCCAGGGGTGCTCGGGGGGGTTCGCGTACACGCCAGGAAACGGATACACGCCACTGTCGGACGGGGACGCTGTGCCGGTAGGGATGGGGATTGCCGTGCAGTGCCAGGCGGACACCACGAGCGTGACGGGAACGGTGCCCCCGACGACGGTTCAGGTGGAGGCCGGATGGAATCTGATCGGCAGTGTCGAGGACACGGTGTCGGTCGGTGCAGTGACCGCCTCCCCGTCCGGCATCGTGACGTCGGACTTCTTCCGGCTACCGCCGGGCGAGGGGTATACGTCCACGGCGGCACTGCGTCCCGGCGAGGCGTACTGGGTCAAGGCGACCGAGGCTGGGACGCTCGACCTGTCCGGGGCCGCGGGGACGCTGGTGGCCGGATCGGAGACGTCCAAGAACGACCCGGCGGGCGTGGTGCGCCTCTCGATTGCAGACGCGGAGGGGCAGCAGTATACGCTCCGGCTGGAGGAAGGCCTGACCGACCGGCAGCGCAGCCGCTCGGAGCTGCCCCCCGTTCCGCCGGGCGATGTGTTCGACGTGCGGTTCGCAAGTGGACACGCGGCGGCGGCGTTCGCGTCGGGGAAGGCGTCGGCACCGGGGCATGCCGTGCAGCTTCAGGGCGCGACGTTTCCCGTAGAAGTCCGGCTGAAGACCGGCGGAAGCGACCGACGGGTTGAAATCGCCGCCGGGGGGGAGCGCCACGCGTTGTCGGCGGCCCAGCCGGCCGCGCAGATCCAGCAGTCCACGGACCGGATCGGGGTCACCGCCGCCCCGACCCCGGACGAATTTCGGCTCGGAAAGGCCAGCCCCAACCCGATCCGCCGGGGCGCCGAGCTGGAGTACACGCTTCCGGAGGAGTCGGAGGTCTCGATCGCCGTCTACGACGTGCTGGGACGGCGCGTTGCTCGCCTCGTGGACGAGAAGCGCCGGACCGGGGTCCATCGGGCCCGGATCGACGCCGGCACCCTCCCGAGCGGGAAGTACTTCGTGCGCATGCGGGCCGGGACGTTCCGGCAGACGCGCCAACTGACGGTCGTGCGGTGA
- a CDS encoding MraY family glycosyltransferase produces MGTPLFLGLVGSVVAGFLVTVLLTGLVCEQAPRLGLLDRPTQARKVHKRVTPTGGGVAIAAGLAVGLGVLWGFWGPFPGAVQSLSFWGGAAIMLATGYWDDRHALDAKAKFSFQLVAAYLLLHSGTILPLSGGHAGALSPDVVAGALPFSEALYIIPLSVLWIVGIINAVNLIDGLDGLATGIIGIAFLACAALFGVKGEIALAAVGIVMAGALVGFLPHNYKPATIFMGDSGSLLLGYLLAGYTLQGPLHTDPAVALLILPVLLGVPILDTGTAIVRRFASARTIFAPDRRHVHHRLVDRGTEQGAVLTLYGVGAWFGSAAVLMGVLPAVWGYLLAGGTAVIAVVWAWRLGCLTPVPAADETDARPQPAGGLADTELPVPVDIITRGDPASVGGDGASPDAVQDRSADEPEADETPIAP; encoded by the coding sequence ATGGGCACACCTCTGTTCCTCGGGCTTGTCGGAAGCGTGGTCGCCGGGTTTCTGGTGACGGTGCTCCTTACCGGTCTCGTCTGCGAGCAGGCCCCGCGCCTCGGCCTCTTGGACCGTCCGACGCAGGCCCGCAAGGTCCACAAACGCGTCACCCCCACGGGAGGCGGGGTTGCGATCGCTGCGGGGCTGGCGGTGGGGCTGGGAGTGCTCTGGGGCTTTTGGGGCCCGTTCCCCGGCGCCGTTCAGTCTCTTTCGTTCTGGGGCGGGGCGGCGATCATGCTCGCCACGGGGTACTGGGACGACCGGCACGCCCTCGACGCGAAGGCCAAATTTTCGTTTCAGCTGGTCGCCGCCTACCTGCTTCTCCATTCGGGCACGATTCTTCCCCTCTCCGGAGGACACGCTGGCGCACTCTCCCCCGACGTCGTCGCGGGGGCCCTTCCCTTCAGCGAGGCGCTTTACATCATCCCGCTGTCGGTGCTCTGGATCGTCGGCATCATCAACGCGGTCAACCTCATCGACGGCCTCGACGGCCTCGCGACGGGAATTATCGGCATTGCCTTTCTTGCGTGCGCGGCCCTCTTCGGGGTAAAGGGCGAGATCGCCCTGGCGGCCGTCGGCATCGTGATGGCGGGGGCGCTGGTCGGCTTCCTGCCACACAACTACAAGCCCGCCACCATCTTCATGGGGGACTCCGGCAGCCTCCTCCTGGGCTACCTGTTGGCCGGGTATACGCTCCAGGGCCCCCTCCACACCGACCCGGCCGTCGCCCTCCTCATCCTGCCCGTTCTTCTGGGCGTGCCGATTCTGGACACCGGAACGGCCATCGTCCGGCGCTTCGCCTCGGCCCGCACCATCTTCGCGCCCGATCGTCGCCACGTGCACCACCGCCTGGTCGACCGCGGCACCGAGCAGGGCGCCGTGCTCACCCTCTACGGGGTTGGGGCCTGGTTCGGGAGTGCGGCCGTACTGATGGGGGTCCTGCCGGCGGTGTGGGGCTACCTCCTGGCCGGCGGCACCGCGGTGATTGCCGTCGTGTGGGCCTGGCGCCTCGGGTGCCTCACGCCCGTTCCGGCCGCCGACGAGACGGACGCACGCCCGCAACCGGCCGGGGGGCTTGCCGACACCGAACTCCCGGTGCCCGTCGACATCATCACCAGGGGCGACCCGGCCTCGGTCGGCGGCGACGGTGCCTCTCCGGACGCCGTGCAGGACCGGTCGGCCGACGAGCCGGAGGCCGACGAAACCCCAATTGCGCCGTAG